The DNA sequence ATTCTTTTTTgaattcttttgttaatttagtaAAGACACCTGCAttcaggaatttaattcttgtgtcttgggattcacaaacattcaagtcacacgcacacagacacccagactcaggacaatcatTCGTCCTAAGCGGGTTCGAAACTGCGACACGTTGCACTTAGTGAATtcggcgtagtgacctcaaccacttgacACTTTTATTCAAGTGGTCACAACCACAAGGTAGTTTTGTTATAACGGAAAAGTAGTGTTAGTTAAATTTCCTATTTTTAGGGATCCATACCGAAAgcgtgatttatttttattttcaaactctACTTTGCTACGTTTGTCTAAATGGGTTCAAATTCGGGTGCTACAAATATTCGCATTGTTTCAAAATCCGTTTGCAAAGAAAGTCCACCTTGTTTAAATATTCGATTTTCATAATAAAGGGGTAGGTTGAGTTTTAGTAGTTTAGAGGTCTTAATCCGGGTGCTACGAATTCCAACTTTTTCCAAAAACAGGTTGCTACGAATGTCCACCTGCGTTCAAACTTGACTTGCTACGAATGTCCAACTTGGTTTATAATCTAATTGCTAGTGTCTGCGCCATATCTTGAACTAATTTACGATTAATACTACTCAGATCGGTGTTGGATATTCATAAAGATGAAAGATGCAGTTAACTGATTCAGAATGTTAGCTACCGACCTTATGACAGACTACTTGTTATAAAGATAGTCACTCATATAACATTCGTATTCGTTATTTACAAAACTGTGTTTTCCTGCAGATGGTTAGCATGGCAGAGCTGGCGGTACGGGCGTGATGGCGCAGCAAGGCCAGCCGTACCCCATCCCCTGGGGACTACACTACCAGCACAGGTGAGACTTGCCACCATCCTGTGGTTAAAACAGAGTTGAAGAAAATTTTGGGCGCTTTGGGCGAAATTGTTTTTGGTTTCTGTTCGTTTTTCCTAAAATGCTTTTGCCTATAGCCTTGTAGTAAACAATCTATTATTACGATATCTAACTGTTACAACCTTTTCATATACTTACAGAGAGACTCCGACCCCCAGTACTACAGCGCGCGCATACGACCAGCCTCACGCACACACACACTCGCACCTGTACGCACGACATGcgcacactcacacacacacgcTGCTGGAGCAGCATGAACCGTGAGTAATAATAAAGTGAATAGTCACTATACTTAGAAACAAAGACTATTAAAACGACTCACGTACTGGGCTTTATATGAAGAAATCGCAAAGCGACTCCAACCATGATCAGAAGGTGGTGCAAGGCATTGCCACCACTTTCACTTCCgcactttggcagggatgaacgTGTCTTTTTTGAAGATTTGTAGATaacatataacttttatttagtatttatatgAGCTTGTTTTACAGATGCAAAGACTCAGAAGAAACTAGAACAGATTACAGGGAGCACTACACTGGACAACTGCACAGGTATGATCAATGCTTACcaagaaaacctttttaaacaaatttcgttttaataaattgaagaaagtagaaataaaagaagctagaaagtctgacaaccagtctaaggaggagtatcgtgttgcccaggtaactgggttgaggaggtcagataggcagtcgctccttgtaacactggtacttagctgaatcctgttaaactagaagccgaccccaagatagttgggaaaagggaTAGTGCCTGAGAATAGCGCGTCCAAAGTAgttcaaacagacaaactcttcagctttataatatgaCTATGTTCATAGATGCAGTTCTTATGGCAAGTGCGACGAGCCGGCGGAGGAGGCACGTGACAGAGACGAGCCTGTCTCCAGCACCGAGCACCACGCGCACTGGGATGAGAAACTCggtgagtgacgtcacaaggGACACACTAATAAACATGTGATATTGGGCAAAAAACTCCAGGAAATACCTAAACTGCGCCACATGACCACGTGGTATTATCATATCATAATCATCATCTCTTCATTTTCTAGGAGAATTGTGAGGTGACATATGAACCCAGATGTCATTTTCCTTGCAGCTGATagatcaaatacaaaatattgtacagCTTCCTGTTGCTCGCGTTTTAACCCGCCTGTAAATCGGCTATAGCTGCAAAATCACTAACAAAGCTTATTTTAATCTCTCTttagattatttacaattttgcagagttaaatatttacaagttaaaaaacaaaaaataattaaatcaaagcatcaaaaaattcatcggcatcgctgccggctgggagtgtgcccaaaaggctggcagcattgccacgctgaatggcaatgctaatcctctgagcgaggtaaaagccagcctttgggtcacgagaagtgtcaacgagacgctttgctaggtctttaaaaagcgttttggcactcggcccccacggcccaaaagtttcaaccccaaacggctcaaagaagtaactaccaactagattaccatatttgcgccgtttgaggttttcagcagccgcggcagcagagccagcgcagctcgaagagcCGGGAAGGTGAGATGTCGCAAGAGTATCGAtacaagtggcgtcccacactaaaggcctacccatcttccaagggaacaaagacattccgtccggtctcttgccatcatcgcgtaccaaagcattaggttctaatacagcAGGTACGCCGACGGCAACAAGAGCTCGACGGATAATCTCTCTTTTAACAAAGTCGGATcaaagtacaaataaatatatacaaaaaatcggttcagccgtttgagcataaaatggaaaaaaacatACCAACTTACATTCTTTCACTTTAATATTATTGCCATGAATAGACCAGatctttcataatttattattgtattgttgaCCAGTAAGCAGCTCGCTATGTCCCACGGCGGTCGCCAGTACGTCGCGTACGGATGCCGCTTCACCACACCAACACGTCACCACAACGCACGCTGGTGAGTCAGCGGCACTGGTTCTGTGTCCTCATAGATTACTAAACAATCCCTActttcctactaatattataaatgtgaaagtaactgtgtctgtctgtctgtctgttacgctctcacgtctaaaccactgaactgattttaatgaaatttggtacagacatagagttgaccttgagaaagaacttagaatagtttttatcccggactttgaagagttctcttggaatcgcgatataaccgacatcgacgcgggcgaagccgcgggcgaaaagctcgTAGATTATATGGGAGTAAGGAACAAAAGAAGGGGTTACGACAGTCTGACGCTGTCAGGGGTTCAGATGTTTGAAGatgtctaaaatataataacgtcttctttttataatttgactttCAGTTGTCATATCGCTGTAGCGGTCAGTATATTCCTTGGCTGATGATTGAATAGTAATTCTTGCGTGTGTGAAAATAGACCTCTtttcttacatattataatactatATTATAGTAGAATAGCTTATAAAGAAGAGTCAAAGCAACATTGCACTTCCATCTTAATCTTCTGGCTTCTAGATATGAAAGCAGTTCCTATACTTCCTCTGCAGGTGGCGGTCGTCGCGGGGCGCTGCAGCTGTGGCAGTTCCTCGTGTCACTGCTGGCAGAGGGCGCGCGCTGCGTGGCCTGGACCGGGAGGGGACTGGAATTCAAGCTGCATGAACCGGAGGAGGTAGGGGATGCTGTTTTAGTTGGAGTGGCGTGATCTGAGCTGATTGGTAATATCTCTCTCAAGAGCCGCGAGGGACCAGTTCGGTAAAAATATATCCAGATCATCCCGCCATCGCCGTCTGGGTCTGCCGcgctgacgtcggttttgtgtcAGAGACCAGTCGGTGGTAATGTTTGCCCACTCTTTGGTTGTTGGTGGTTTGCTGGTATACGACAGACGTGACCAGCAGCTCTGAGATGATAATGATGCtgatatattgttataattCTTCTCCTATTCTCTGCAGAGTGGTAGTTGTCGTCATAGTAGGAGTGTACATATTTAGGGTAGATTTTTGAGGAGctgatttgttaattattaaggttttattgtaTAATGTACTGTAAGTAACATTAAGAAATGTAGTTTGAAGTTACTTTAAACGAAAAAGACTACACTCGTACTGCAAATATGTTatccaatttataaaattaccttataaaacagttttttcccGATATTCCCAGGTGGCTCGCCGCTGGGGCGCTCAGAAGAACCGTCCCGCGATGAACTACGACAAGCTGTCGCGCTCGCTGCGCTACTACTACGAGAAGGGGATCATGCAGAAGGTGGCAGGTAATATACTCTTGTACCATTTGCAACATTCTGTGatgccccacggtgggcgccaatACCCATAGTAGccatttaattaatgaatcCATGAATTAAATGGCTAGTAGTATCTTTTTATTCTGGTAGTTTTTCTCGGATCGTAGCTCTCAGTTCTACAACCGTTCGGAGGTAGAAGCAGTGAGTATATGAATTTGGTgtgaaacgtttttaaatgagcAATCAAATGTTACTTAAAGCTGCAAATTAGTTTTCATTAACCTCACTGCTTTTTATTACCCAAAACTGTTTGCTGACGACACTACggccttttctttttcttagaaaaaagaACCATTGAGCTTTTAAATGTCgacttaaataaaaagtcacATCCAAGTCCGGATGATCGAACTCGCGGCACTACGCGCAAATTGAAAACCTATCTAAGTATACTACTCGACTACCCGAAAAATCATTACAAGAAAAAACATCTGCCACATTTCTTTAACTGTCTATACCTGAAAACCCCCAGGAGAACGCTATGTCTACAAGTTTGTCTGCGACCCCGAGGCGCTGTTCAGCATGGCGGCGCCGGCGCGGCCGCGCTCCCCCGCGCGGTTCGACGTCCTGTCCTCACTCTACGGGGGAGTCTACCCCCAGTACCTACCACAGGGAGACTATCAGCGGCGGTACTACCAGCACGTCAACCAGACTGGGCATTTCGACTCGTAAATTAATATCATACTGAAAATGGGGAaaatagaagtattttttggggtggatagagcttttattaaaattttaactaaaataataaataaatgcggacaacatcacatacattgttctgaacccaaagtaagttgctaaagcacttgagttatggaattcagatacaacgaaggtaccacaaacacccagacccgagataaTGTAGATgtgaaattttacattgactcgaccggggatcgaacccgggacaccTTGAAACaccagagctagcgacaccttgaaaccggtgcgtccGCGTGTAAAGATTATACGTAAGTTGTCATGccgttcataaaataattgtgtataagcattttttatgtcaaaacgCTAAAAAGTAGTATTTTCTATTCATCCCTTAAAACTCTATTCACACCGTTTTACCGTATGTAGTTATTATAACAACTCGGTTTTGAAACCACATTTGAATGGTCTTTACCAAACCTGAAATGTGCGCGTCTGAGGTTTATTTTAAGCCGTTGTAAGATGTCCATGAATAAATAATGGACTGGCGATgtacttaattttgaaaacaaaattgaaatattcatacGAAATTGTCAAAATCATCCACCACAAAAGGTCAATAGAATCTGTTTAGAATCTTAGGATGAAAGTCCCGAAAATCAATTGCGCGGTCTTAGGCTAAATGTAGGTATCCtataaccaaaatattatatttcattaaaacatgaGAAgatgaaacataatatttaataaaaacatgtagtgttaaattgaaacaaaattccTGAATTCTATTCATCTGTAAATTCATCTCATAATAGTTATAAATGTGCTAGAACTTTGGATCTTTGGTTTTTATAACCTAACCTCTATCAAGGCTGGTTTGAATATCACTTTGTTAAATGATAATCAGTCATAACATTCTCGTATATTTTCAAATGCCTATAATTGTTATAAGTACATACAATGTTCTCTACTCCCATAAGAAATTCCTGTCAAAACACTTCATAGTTAGACTACAATAAATTGTCTATATCTAAATAACTTGTTCAACCAACCCCACTGCGATATCATctaaatagaatattttgcTAATAGAATTTTCCCTTTAATAACGTTaatttttagttctttttacaaCTTACGTAATACTAAACTGTAGCTCGCGACTTCGCCTGCATACACGGCAGTTATGGCTGCAAACCATGAACCTACTTAATCCAAAGTGTCAGCtaccttcataccaaatttcatcgcaATCGATCCAGCCATTTGACCGtgaaaaggtaacaaacatgCACATACAAACACtcaaatactttcgcatttattatattaagtgtGATATCACTCAGGCTGAAGAAACTGATTGATTGTCTGACATTTAAAGTGATACACAGACACTGTCTAGtcataaatgtttaagaaagagtccgaataataataataggtatagtTTTCATTGTTTAGTTAAAAAACTGATCGTAGTAGCGACAACGTGTTCCAAGAGAGCCCGCTCATATTGTTGGCATCGCTTTTGGACGTGAATATGaacttaaaactatttctcGAATAAAGCagttattattatgaaactgGTCAAGCGTGTtaagtacggaaccctaacCAATATCCATTACGTAGCAGATATACTTATTTACCGCAAATATGGAAATCTACAACAGAAATGCTGAAGCACCGAATATGCAGCTGCGCTATGACGGCCGTACAGGAAGAAATCGCCGATCCAGCAAAAGTGCAGGTGTTCTAATGACGTCTGTTCAAGCATCGATCGCCGATGCAGCAAATCAATCTTATTaggttaaaatgtaaaaattgtcattccATATTCTCGCATCGAATAGGTTTCatcaaatttaattgtaatttctattttaataaattaattttaagtagcTTTGGTTTTTTTTCGAACCTTCGGCTGCAGTAAACGTAATTGGCGCAGTCGGTAGGATTCTCGCGGGCCGGTTCGCGAGCGGTTAGAAGCATCTCATATCGATATTCGCGTTCGCGGGTCGCCCGGGCGGCTTTCAAGTCCCAGTACGAGAATCCAGAATCTACGAAGCTGCAACGCCGAGTGGAGAATCCAGACATCGATTCACCGAGATAAGCCAGAGatgaaatatatgtaagtacACTTGAATCTTTCTCGTGTTGCTTCCTTTCTTATCCTTAGTTAGTTTTATTCCCAAGATTTTCCGACGCGAAAAGCCGTGTCCCCGGGACCCTGCATCGAGACAGGCTCGCCGGCATATAGTAGATAGTCATAGAAATATATATACCGATTTAGATTATaacttaagtaatttatttagtgttagAATGGCACATAATCCCGATGTTATTTTTAAGGCTTTACGCCTGGTGCCGGAGTTTGACGGTAACCCTAACGTATTAActagatttattaatatatgtgATCAAATCGTTACTCAATATGCGAGCCCTGAACCAGGTAGCGAGTTAGGCAACTTGTGTCTTTTAAATGGCATCTTAAATAAGGTAACAGGAACCGCCGCATCTACTATTAATTCAAACGGCATTCCTGAAACGTGGGCAGGCATTAGATCAgctctaataaataatttttcggACCAAAGAGACGAAACAGCCTTATACAACGATCTCTCATTAGCTACACAGGGTAACAAGACCCCTCAGGAATTTTATGACCAATGTCAGACTTTATTCAGTACCATTATGACCTATGTGACATTGCATGAGACATTACAAACGACTATTGAGGCTAAACGAACACTCTATAAGAAAGTTACTATGCAGGCTTTTGTACGTGGATTAAAGGAACCATTAGGATCGCGAATTCGTTGTATGCGCCCGGAAACTATAGAAAAAGCTTTAGAGTACGTGCAAGaggaattaaatataatatacctacaacaGCGTAATGATCTACCGAAGGCTCAAAGCGCTCATAAAGCCGCAATGGGTCACAATGTACCGCTAAACATGCCGATTGTTCCGCGACACCCGGTACCTAACTGGCCAGCCCCAGCTGGACCGCGTAATAATCAACCACCACCCcaagcttttaaatttaatatgccTAATGTACCACAAAACCGTTTCCCTACGCGTACACAACAAATGTTCCGCGCACCGCCGCCTAACTACCACCAACAAAGTAATGTCTTTCGCTTGCCGCCCAGACCCAATCCTCCACAGAATTTCGGTCCGAAACCTATGAGCGGAGTACAACATTTCGTTCCTAAACAATTGCCCGCGATGTCAGGTCATGATTGGCGTAAATCGGGTAACCCACCAccgaataattattttaaatcacgtGAAGTAAACGTGAATGAATTTGCTATGCCCGATCACTCCTATTATTCTGATGATTATTATTGCAATACGGACTATGATTATTATACTCACTATGATGATTATTATACGTCTGATGACTATAGTTATGTCAATTCGACTTACGATAGTTCAACTTACGACAATCAGATAACAAGCGACATAGATCCTCAACCAGGCCCTAGCTATGCATCTCAGAATCAGGATTTTCAGTTAGAGAAGATATCAAAAGAGCAAGGatagatattaatttacaaaccCAAAGACAGTTACCATATGTAGAAATCACGTGTCCACCTTTAAGGTTTTTATTGGATACCGGTGCTAACCAATCATTTATCAGCCCCGAGGCagtacaaaagtattttccaaatTATCGCCTTAACTATGACCCTTTCgaggtaacaaatatacatgGTGTTAGCAGAAGTGATCACTCAATAACATTGCCGTGCTTCGACCAGTTTAATGAGAaggagaaaattaaattatttgtataccGTTTTCATGATTATTTTGACGGATTGATAGGGTTGGATATGTTATCTAAATGGGAAgccaatataaatttaaaagattttcaattaattacacGAAATGCAATCAATCAAATTAAGCTGCATAACTCTCGCAATATCAATTTATACGAAGATATAATTCCCGCTGGaagttctaaaataattagaatacCGATTAACGCCCCGGACGGCGAAGTTTCAATAGAAGAGCAGGTTTTCTGTGGTTGTATTCTACACGAATGCCTTACCACCGTAACAAATGGTCGAGGCTACGTAGAGATAGAAAACCCAACATCTAatgacatcatattttatctagACCAGCCCGCTAGTGCAGATATATTCAATCTTAAATGCACGCAGACTGAAAATTCAAATCGCGTAAACGATGTGTTATCACGTTTGCGCACTGACCATCTTAATGAGGAGGAAAAGGCTAACCTCTTAACACTTTGCTCTCGATATTCGGATGTGTTTTACATAGAAGGCGAAACGTTAACATTTACTAATAAGATAAAACACCGTATACGTACAACCGATGAAATACCTATCCATACTAAGAGCTATCGATACCCTTTTATTCATAGACAGGAGGTAAGGGAccaaattacaaaaatgttgCAGCAGGGTATAATTCGACCTTCCGATTCAGCCTGGAGCTCACCCATTTGGGTTGTACCCAAGAAAATAGATGCCTCTGGAAAACAAAAGTGGCGACTCGTAGTTGACTTTCgaaaattgaatgaaaagaCCATTGACGACAAATATCCCATACCAAACATTACTGACGTTCTAGACAAATTAGGAAGATGCCAGTACTTCACGACGCTTGATTTAGCATCAGGATTTTATCAGGTCGAAATGGATCCCCAGGACATACCCAAGACCGCATTCAATGTAGAACATGGGCACTTTGAATTTCTTCGAATGCCTATGGGATTAAAAAATTCTCCATCAACTTTCCAAAGAGTTATGGACAATGTTCTTAGGGGTCTTCAAAATAGCATTTGCTTAGTATATTTAGATGATATTGTCGTTTTTAGTTCTTCACTCCAGGAGCACCTGGAAAACCTGGAACGAGTTTTCCAAAGACTCAGAGAATCTAACTTCAAAATCCAAATGGACAAGTCGGAATTTTTGAAGCTAGAGACTGCCTACCTTGGTCACATAATTACAAGAGATGGCATTAAGCCTAACCCCGACAAAATTTCAGCAATTGAAAAGTACCCTATTCCGAATACCCCTAaggaaattaaacaatttttaggACTTCTCGGTTATTACCGAAAATTTATCCCAGATTTCGCCCGCCTTACTAAACCTCTTACATTATGCCTAAAGAAAGGCAGTAAAGTTGTCCATAGTCCTGAATATGTCAATGCATTTAATAAGTGTAAAGCCGTACTAACTAATGACCCTATCCTACAATACCCAGACTTTAATAGAGAATTTAATCTAACAACAGACGCTTCGAACATCGCCATTGGAGCAGTTTTATCTCAAGGACCTATCGGTTCTGACAAGCCAGTTTGCTACGCTTCTCGTACACTTAATGATAGTGAACTAAACTATAGCACAATAGAGAAAGAACTTCTCGCCATAGTTTGGGCCACTAAGTATTTCAGACCCTATCTATTCGgaagaaagtttaaaattattaccgACCACAAACCATTGCAGTGGATGATGAATTTGAAGGAACCCAACTCGCGACTGACTAGATGGAGACTCAAACTAAGCGAATACGACTTTACTGTAATTTATAAGAAAGGAAAGTCTAATACAAACGCTGACGCCCTCTCCGTATTGAGATTAGTAATAACGAAACTGACGAAATTAACTCCGTAATTGACAGTATTAAGGAACTTAGTTCTATGATTAATAACCCTTCAGAGAGCCCTCCTATACCGAACCGACTTACAAACTCATCGACTGACACAGTACATACCAGTAATGAACACCCAATTTTAGAAGTCCCCATTACTGATGAACCTCTTAACAAATTTCACAGACAGATATATTTCACTATAGTTGGTGACAAAAACGACGACCGACTGTTACTAAACCCTTTGAGAATCATACGCGAATGGCTATTCAACTTTCTAAATCTAATCTGGAAAGTGACGTTATTAGTGCTATTAAGGAATATGTTAATCCGAAAGTTAAAACAGCTATATTAATAGACCCACCTTTAGAGATGTACTCGATCATACCAATCATACAAGAAAAATTCAAAAGCTCCTCTCTTAATTTGATACTAACAAAGACAGAACTCGAGAATGTTAAGGACTACTTACGACAACAGGAAATTATACAACACTATCATAAAGGCAAAACCAACCACCGTGGCATTAATGAGTGCTATCTAGCCTTGTCACGAAAGTACTATTGGCCGAAAATGAAAGAGCACATTGccaaatttattaatgaatgtaCTATCTGTGGACAGAGTAAATATGATAGGAATCCTATTAGACCCCAGCTTAATATTGTACCCCCAGCCACTAAACCACTAGAAACTGTTCATATGGACCTTTTTACTGtacaaaacgaaaaatatgTAACCTTCATTGATGTCTTTACTAAATACGGTCAGGCATACCACTTACGAGACGGTACCGCAATAAGTATTTTACAAGCACTGTTACGTTTTTGCACTCATCACGGTTTACCTTTAACCATAGTCACCGATAACGGTACGGAGTTCACAAACCAACTTTTCTCTGAGTTCATACGtcttcataaaattatacaccATAAAACTTTACCTCATTGTCCAAATGATAACGGTAATATTGAGCGATTTCATTCAACTCTGTTGGAACATATTAGAATCCTTAAATTGCAACATAAAGACGAACCTGTAATTAACCTAATGCCATACGCTATCATAGCGTATAATAGCTCTATTCACAGCTTCACTAAATGTAGACCTTTCGACTTACTGAATGGACACTTTGACCCTAGAGACCCAATTGACATAGACCTTACTGAACATATATTGCAACAATACGCTCAGAATCATAGAGAGCAGATGAAACAGGTTTACGGTATAATTAACGAGTCGTCTCTTCACAATAGAACAACTTTAATCGAAAATAGGAACAAATCTCGTGAACCCGAAGTAGAATATGTACCGCAACAACAAATTTTCGTTAAGAACCCTCTTGCTAGCCGTCAGAAAACTGCACCGCGTTATACACAAGACACCGTTCTAGCAGACTTACCTATCCATATATACACATCTAAGAAACGCAACCCAATAGCCAAGTCGCGATTGAAACGTATTCCTAAGAGTAGTAAATTGTTACAGGATACTGCTGATAATGACAATCCACGTGACGCGACCTCAGACCATAAGACTTGAGACTTTAGCTGATGGACCTGGACTATTACCTTACAAACTCGGATCTGCCAGACTAACAACACATTACCattcttttattcaatttatacaGTTAACAGACATTGAAGACCAAATAAAGTCAGTACAAACTCAAGTTGAAacgtttaaaactaaacttagtAGTGGAGCATACACTATCTATGAACATCAAATCGATTATCttactaataaaatttacaaggTCCTAAATCGTATAAAATCACTCGAACCTGTAAGAGTTAAAAGAGGACTAATAGATGGCTTAGGGTCAGTAATAAAAAGTGTTACTGGCAATTTAGATTATCAAGATGCCGTAAGATACAACGAAGCCATTAGAAATTTACAGGAAAATGACAATAAATTAGTTTCAGAATTTAATAACCATATAACCTTGTGTAAAGAGTGGATGGCTCAACATAACACTGTATT is a window from the Trichoplusia ni isolate ovarian cell line Hi5 chromosome 3, tn1, whole genome shotgun sequence genome containing:
- the LOC113508690 gene encoding ETV5-related protein Ets96B-like, translated to YDYVHRCSSYGKCDEPAEEARDRDEPVSSTEHHAHWDEKLVSSSLCPTAVASTSRTDAASPHQHVTTTHAGGGRRGALQLWQFLVSLLAEGARCVAWTGRGLEFKLHEPEEVARRWGAQKNRPAMNYDKLSRSLRYYYEKGIMQKVAGERYVYKFVCDPEALFSMAAPARPRSPARFDVLSSLYGGVYPQYLPQGDYQRRYYQHVNQTGHFDS